One window of the Eucalyptus grandis isolate ANBG69807.140 chromosome 8, ASM1654582v1, whole genome shotgun sequence genome contains the following:
- the LOC120286117 gene encoding sucrose synthase 1-like, translating into MNHTDFIITGTFQLIARSKDTVGQYESHTAFTLPGLYQVVHGIDAFDPKFNIVSPGADMSIYFSYTEEKWRLKSFHAEIEELLFSNVKNKEHLCVLKDRNKPILFTMARLDCVKNLTGLVKWYGKNTCLRELINLVVVGGDRRKES; encoded by the exons ATGAACCACACCGACTTTATAATCACCGGCACCTTCCAGTTGATTGCCAGAAG CAAGGACACGGTTGGGCAATATGAAAGTCACACCGCTTTTACACTTCCTGGACTGTACCAAGTCGTCCATGGCATTGATGCTTTCGATCCCAAATTCAACATCGTGTCACCAGGAGCTGATATGAGCATTTATTTCTCCTACACGGAGGAGAAGTGGAGGTTGAAATCTTTCCATGCTGAGATCGAAGAACTTCTGTTCAGCAATGTGAAGAACAAGGAACACCT ATGCGTATTGAAGGACCGGAACAAGCCAATCTTGTTCACCATGGCAAGACTGGACTGTGTCAAGAACTTAACTGGGCTGGTCAAGTGGTACGGAAAGAACACCTGCCTGAGAGAGCTGATCAACTTGGTTGTGGTCGGTGGTGACCGGAGGAAGGAATCTTAG
- the LOC104451477 gene encoding SH2 domain-containing protein A-like: MSRVRGGDGGEPGGGDGGSVLAPKDPAMARRKKSKSADESCDRVREVNSDVKDGFPILVLNGDKRLTLLPSLPPQKESPDSEVSPFSSEKSYTSSDSKFPFGKWVHVGCQVSSELLRLHSDGEVVDEKPLSASKEGESSPLRKISLVSTSGTDDGIEGYLYSPKVLHPSSSIEDHYKDSPVHLAIDKSSASDIEEGSDGVWSIVGGKASCRRNFALDVVLLDAFGQIVNKEMEVVASLLYANSGSLVEKPVMMKPRR, encoded by the exons ATGTCGAGGGTgcgcggcggcgacggtggcgaacccggcggtggcgacggtggTAGCGTTCTCGCACCGAAGGATCCGGCGATGGCGCGACGAAAGAAAAGCAAGTCTGCGGATGAGTCGTGTGACCGTGTGAGAGAG GTGAACTCAGATGTCAAGGATGGTTTCCCAATTCTCGTTTTGAATGGAGATAAGAGACTCACGCTTCTGCCATCGCTTCCTCCACAAAAAGAATCTCCTGATTCTGAGGTTTCTCctttttcaagtgaaaaatcATACACTTCTTCAGATAGCAAgtttccatttggaaaatgGGTCCATGTTGGCTGTCAG GTCTCAAGTGAACTTTTACGGCTTCACAGTGACGGGGAAGTGGTGGATGAGAAGCCCCTAAGTGCCTCAAAAGAAGGAGAATCTAGCCCTTTAAGGAAAATAAGTTTGGTTAGTACCAGTGGAACTGATGATGGTATAGAAGGTTATTTATACAGTCCAAAGGTCTTGCACCCTTCTTCATCCATTGAGGATCATTATAAG GACTCACCTGTACACTTAGCTATTGACAAGTCATCTGCTTCTGACATAGAAGAAGGTAGTGATGGTGTCTGGAGTATCGTGGGTGGAAAG GCATCGTGTCGGAGGAACTTTGCGTTGGATGTTGTCTTGCTAGATGCCTTTGGCCAGATTGTGAATAAGGAAATGGAg gttgTTGCTTCACTTTTGTATGCTAACAGTGGGTCACTGGTGGAGAAACCAGTGATGATGAAGCCCCGCCGTTGA